The genomic DNA TAACCTCAACCCAACCGTTAGATTCCCAAGTTGCCTCTCCGGTTGACGCTAATTTACGTATCCTTGCTATTGCTGAAACCGTGGATTCAAGACTCGTCTCgttgctctcttcttcttcttcatcgaacTCAGAGTTGACCCAGTCAAGTACACAACGCGGAGAAGACTCAGTCAAGAACGAGTCGTGACGATCTTGAAACAGAAACGGATGCTCCAAAAGCTGATCACAGCTCCACCGCTGACTCCGATCGCGTTTCAAGCATTTCTCCAAGAAGTCTCTCCCCAGCTCCGATAACTCCGCCGGAATAAAAGGCAACTCGTTCGAGTACCCGATCCGACTCAGCGAGTCGAAACCTTGGTCTTCCCAAGCTGGTTTCCCGGTGAGCATCTCGATGACCGTACACCCTAAAGACCACACGTCACTCTCCGGTCCGTGGTACTCACGTCTGATCACCTCCGGAGCCATCCAGAGAGGACTTCCACGTGGCGCAACATGAACCGTCGATTTCTCGAACTCAACCGCCGATCCAAAGTCCGCTAGCTTAACGGAGCTTCCACCGTTAAACACAAGAACGTTCTTAGATTTAACGTCGCAATGAACGACTCCGTTAGAATGAACGTGGCTCAAAGCAGAGACGAGACACCGGACGTAACGTCGGAGGAGCGTTTCGCTTACGATTCCACCCTCAGCCACGTCGCCTTCCGGCGAATACTCTAAATGAAGATTCCTAAACGTCGTCGTTCCTTCTTTAGACACGTCATCGCCTAAGAACCTCACTACGTTCGGGTGAGACTTGAGACACCGGAGGATAAAGATTTCGTTCTCTAACGACTCAGCTTGAGCAGGAAGACACGTGGCGAGATCTACTGACTTAACGGCGAATACTCCACCGTCGATTTTACTCAAAGCTTTGCTTACTGTACCAAAGCATCCTCGTCCGACACAAGAACCACGAATCCAAGAAGAttgagttgaagaagaagaagtgataatGTTCTGTttctccatgtttttttttttgttttttttttgtagcttaaCTAACTTTTCGTGTGTAGATTTGTAAAGACACACGACGATATTTATACGTGTGACGAACTGTCAAAATGTGAAGGAGAAATAAAGTTGgggaattttatttattttccgaCGTGGACCTTTCTTTTCTACTTGTCTTTCTGGATTTTGAAATCGTGAAGCCATAAATAAAGACTTTCCCACTTGGGGTAATTCATAGCACTAGTATTGATTAAATtagctttacttttttttaattagacaAATGGGTTGGTTAATTAGGATTTAGGAATAACGGATTTTAGATACTTTGATGATGTCAGTAAACGACACTTGGAGAAGTTCTTGGGATGTTgtagtaaagaaagaaactttgactactttataaaaaatttatccTTATCAACAAAGAGAGTTcaagttgttgtttgattaggtCTCGTTGATTCGTTACCCGATGGAAAAAGGATAAGTCAACGGTTTAATAAATTGGTTCGTTTAACTTCAACAAAGAAAACGGTTTGTGTATTAGTTTTTACTGTTTGAGGCCATTAAGTTAGGGCCGACAAGTGATGAGAGATGATCTGCCCGACGACGAGTCGTGGGAACGGTAAACTAACAAAACGTgtcgattgattttttttttcggaccattgtttgtttggtttgacttTTGTttgtacttgttgttgttgtgcgttttagtttttttttcttgttgactCGTGTTATACGAGATCAGACATTGGAATATTCGGATTGTAATCTACGAATGaagtattattttttcttgtaatcaTGATAACAAGTTACGTAATAGCCAATCAATCATATGAagatactatttttttcttcccaaTAATTCAGTCGAATCAATTATCAGTGATATTAGCATCTAGTTTGCCAAATCTTgtcgatttttttcttataaattgtaaacattttgtttgtttttttcaaattaatgaaATTGTTACCAAAGCAAACATGCCTAAGTTGTGGTAATGGTGTCATCCATACTACCTCCACCAGATACATGTATACATGTTATATCCGAAGTTTCCAACGTGGTAATGAATATAAGCTAGAGAAATTTGGAATTGCGGTCTTTAATtctgttaatataattttgaagttGAAAGGTTTATGGAATGTCTATGAGTAGTAGAGGCACCAATTTgtgtagaaactagaaagtaTAAGGAGATGGGACATTCTTTCCTAGTTTTAAGTTTAACTAAAggatttaacaatttttattaattaaccaTGGTTCAAATTTTCAGAACCGGTTCTTGTTACATCTCATCTCATATTAGATTTAGCTAGAAGGTGTTGATCGTTACATGTTTTTGTACTTAattgttaaaagaaaattttgaatgaaTTGATACGGAAGATCAATCATGGAAACTTCAGATTTGAAACCTACGGACAACGTGATATTGATTCACTAACAACTAATGTATACAATTTACCCCCAAAAAAACAACGTACCGTACCGTATTACAAATATCATACGATGATGTTTTGCTATGTCATAATTATgctatattataaattttttgtttgaaaaccgTATTCGTATGTATTGTCTAAAATCGATTATATCCGCCGCTTAGATGCTTTAAATGATATGCAGAGGATCATCGTCCAACTAACTTTTAGTGCTGGAACAGTGTCAACAATCGATGTCGACGAGGGTGCATCGGTGTATGTACACGAAGCACGGGACTATCAAAATTGTGAACCGAGCAAACATTGGAAGCGAGTAAGTAACGTGTAGCGACAGAGTTAGTTGTCCAAAAAGGGGTTGAGATAGAGAGGTTCATCACTTCGGCATCTAAAAAAAGAACTAGATCTTTGGTGGGTCTACTTTGAAACTTATGTGTCAAGAAGTTGTTGGTCCACGCTCTCCAACACAGAACCAAAGACTCCAGTTGTCCGACTTCAGTAATGTTTTGCTAAGAAGATCGCACTATTGACGTGCACTCACCACCTCCACCTCTAGTTtaaataatactactactaaTGTCTCTTGTCTTTTGTTgggtaaaacaaataattttactcAACGTGATCCATGAgggaatcaaaataaaaatgtagttCTTTGAATAGCTTATTCCCCTATCACATGTTgaccaacaaaacaaagttcatcaataatatttttaaattaaatattttatgagtTGACAATATACAAGTCCCATTAAAATATtggagtttttaaaataattttactgctttctaatttctatacaCTTGCCATCTAAAATACCTATGGTATTAACTTATAAAGAAAACGTCgctttttatgaaaaaaatccGTCGCAGCTTATCTTTATACATAAcgatagatatatattaatgttacaagaaaattattgtatttgtttgcttCTGGGAAGATCTCTGCCCTTCCGTGAACGTGAAGTACTATATTAACGGTCCACCACTTGTATAGATATCCTTTAGATTAGAGTccaaaaaataagatattattttaagattttaatgGACCCATACCGTATTACCAAGTTACACAGATCAAATAATCCACTTGGAAAAGCATATTATAGACAATGCAAGTGCAACATGTCATTCGTTGGTACTAAACTTTAATGTTTCTAATCGCAGTTGACTCTACATATGTAATACATACTTACtcggaaagagagaaaaatctataaactattacaaaataaaatagcaaaGGTAAGCAAGGAACTGTTTGACATTAACGCGTGGTTTTATGATGATTTATTCTTTGATTATTggatcaaatattaaatattggGTACTAAGGAGCAAAACACAATAGAGACATAAGTTGCTGTTTATGTTGATAAGTGTcgttggagaagaagacaacGACGAAGCAGAAAGAACTCGAAATTAAGGTGGCCGACAATACAACATGCTTATGTTATTGCAACTCTGGGGAAACCTctaacaacatcatcatcttcaactttttttttataggattGATTCAAGATCATGCACACTGATCTTCATATCAATAAGATAAGTATCCAAATAGTTAGTAAAAAATGGCAGCAATCTAAATCGAGTAATATATTGACGGTCGAAGTAATATACGCNNNNNNNNNNNNNNNNNNNNNNNNNNNNNNNNNNNNNNNNNNNNNNNNNNNNNNNNNNNNNNNNNNNNNNNNNNNNNNNNNNNNNNNNNNNNNNNNNNNNNNNNNNNNNNNNNNNNNNNNNNNNNNNNNNNNNNNNNNNNNNNNNNNNNNNNNNNNNNNNNNNNNNNNNNNNNNNNNNNNNNNNNNNNNNNNNNNNNNNNNNNNNNNNNNNNNNNNNNNNNNNNNNNNNNNNNNNNNNNNNNNNNNNNNNNNNNNNNNNNNNNNNNNNNNNNNNNNNNNNNNNNNNNNNNNNNNNNNNNNNNNNNNNNNNNNNNNNNNNNNNNNNNNNNNNNNNNNNNNNNNNNNNNNNNNNNNNNNNNNNNNNNNNNNNNNNNNNNNNNNNNNNNNNNNNNNNNNNNtttttttttttttttttttttttggggatcaAAACTGTAGTTTAAATGCTCAAGTGCAAAATagtgtttttatgtatatatcttttataGATGATGAATCCAGACAGATATCCAATTGTGCAATtccggtttggtttataaaatgatgttaattttcacgtttttttgttggtttgtcgtgaaaaaaaacattaaaatgtatatttattttatgttaatgataaagtatttagaatttttctttatttttaatattgataaagtttataaatgtaacatttacttaaataaatagataaaatttaaaatacgtaattaacaaaaataataaagtataATTTAACCATCGTGATGGTTAGGTTTCCACTTGACTCAAGTACGTAGTGTTCTTCGCTAATGTAAACATATGAAATGTTAGGAAAGAGACACTGCTACTTCAATGTTCAAGCTATTAAAGAGATTGTGCCTACAATTTCATAGGCTGAAGATgattttggattttctggttttaaattaagataatatttgcagtgagaactgatttattttacataagagtttagagttctagctctgaattttaattgcttgaaccctattaatttattgatttaatattctataattttctgagaaattctctaagcctagcgtttttaattcatgaatttacaacacttttgaattttgtttttgcattgcttttaaattaatattttggtttagcataattaaaagattattaaatctattgtgtgaatctagagttcttaTGGAtatgatccctaagtactaTAATTGATcacttaatttgagagagtagctcagatttaaatttgagcatatcaatgcTCATATGCTCTCTTCTTTTATGCTCTCATTTGAAACATTTCCCAAgcatttaactctaaaatattaatatatattaaaattattttaaataattaatttattttgtaaaatagaaaattatgattttataaaagataaattgatttgttataaaataatatatatgagaaactatttaatgttattatttaaaataatataataatttatttattacattaaaatattaatgaggATATcacatttataatatatattattgttttatttatttattacattaGTTTAATgtgttatgttatatatattttaaaaagttattgaaattaaaaatgtaaaatatagatataaacctttataaaaaattataatatatatataataattaaaagttatttgtaattaatgtgttacattatagatatatataattaaaattattaaattacacatatatatatatataattcataaaatttattaaatgtaaaatctattttttaaaattatatagcaatgagtgataattatttttttaataaaacacatttatattatatttttataattaatatcatatattaaatataaatataatatctaatacTCCACTGCTATACCAAtcaactaaatgtattatactccctctgtttcaaaatataagatgttttgggtGAAAACACACGTATTAATAAAAgaccactttaaaaaagtttaatcaatcataaataagactgcataatagagaatattaaattaatctaaaagtagCATAGAAgtttgaaaacatcttatattatgaaacaaaaaaacttctctaaaacatcctatattcttatattatgaaacagagggtgTATTAATCAGAACATACAGCCCTTAAAAAGTAAATGATTTGATTAAAAAACGAGGGACCATACGCAAAAACACCGCTTCTAACTTTATAAGGAATAGTAAATGCCAACCAATGGCCAGTTGTAGGGGACGAACTCTGTCTTTTAACATCGTGAATATTTAATTGCATGCGACATGCGACTGTGATTTATataacttatatttatttatactgatatttttttggttgctttttttgattaaaattatggATATGTTAAGAAGTCTAATTCAGCAACTTCTTTTCAAGCGTGTTATATTCCTATTGGAAACAATATATAATGACTAAAAATAGGACATTGGCttgccaaacaaaaataaaatacacattGACTTCTAAtatcatcattttttaaaacacaattaATTAGTCCACTAACTCAACGTCGATGTTTGTAGGTCATGGTGTTTATTTGTTAGGCTTTCATcatcttaataaattttgtttttgtaagaaagaaaaaaatacagtgaaataaatgaaactgaTAGATGGGAAACTCTAAATTAAGTGAATGAACGCATACGTTTAGTTACATTGAATTAGTAGAACACATGATGTGTGTGGGACTAAAATGCTAAATTGCcggagattttttttggtttggtgaaagtttaaatagaatttttacaaggaaaaatataaaaacaacaaaaagagaaaaagccGAACAACGTGCCGTTTTTTGGGGTTCATtggaagacaaaaaaacaacaacgtGTTCTCCCGCCTACAACACAAAaccatgtgtttatatattcacgtgttgttttcttttatcctaaccttcttctttctttccttgaCCGTTGTGGCGTtgtgtcttcttcctctctgttCACAAACACAATCCTTTGTTTTTCTGAAATTTCTCCTTATCCTTTTATCGACTTTATCCATGTCGGTAATCATTATCACCgcacagatttgtttttttttttaatatatataatatatatatatatatgaatatatgttaATTGAGTTTATTTATCTATACATGATAATACTTGTGGCCTTCCACAGTTTGTATATCACTTCACTCTTATCAATATGTAACACATCGAAAATTATGGGGTTTCATTCATGTCAACATTGTCACAATCAACAACATAGTTCAGATATGTGTACTATAGACAAGATTTTCCTAAATGATTTGTATCGTAAATCTTAATATACGTNNNNNNNNNNNNNNNNNNNNNNNNNNNNNNNNNNNNNNNNNNNNNNNNNNNNNNNNNNNNNNNNNNNNNNNNNNNNNNNNNNNNNNNNNNNNNNNNNNNNNNNNNNNNNNNNNNNNNNNNNNNNNNNNNNNNNNNNNNNNNNNNNNNNNNNNNNNNNNNNNNNNNNNNNNNNNNNNNNNNNNNNNNNNNNNNNNNNNNNNNNNNNNNNNNNNNNNNNNNNNNNNNNNNNNNNNNNNNNNNNNNNNNNNNNNNNNNNNNNNNNNNNNNNNNNNNNNNNNNNNNNNNNNNNNNNNNNNNNNNNNNNNNNNNNNNNNNNNNNNNNNNNNNNNNNNNNNNNNNNNNNNNNNNNNNNNNNNNNNNNNNNNNNNNNNNNNNNNNNNNNNNNNNNNNNNNNNNNNNNNNNNNNNNNNNNNNNNNNNNNNNNNNNNNNNNNNNNNNNNNNNNNNNNNNNNNNNNNNNNNNNNNNNNNNNNNNNNNNNNNNNNNNNNNNNNNNNNNNNNNNNNNNNNNNNNNNNNNNNNNNNNNNNNNNNNNNNNNNNNNNNNNNNNNNNNNNNNNNNNNNNNNNNNNNNNNNNNNNNNNNNNNNNNNNNNNNNNNNNNNNNNNNNNNNNNNNNNNNNNNNNNNNNNNNNNNNNNNNNNNNNNNNNNNNNNNNNNNNNNNNNNNNNNNNNNNNNNNNNNNNNNNNNNNNNNNNNNNNNNNNNNNNNNNNNNNNNNNNNNNNNNNNNNNNNNNNNNNNNNNNNNNNNNNNNNNNNNNNNNNNNNNNNNNNNNNNNNNNNNNNNNNNNNNNNNNNNNNNNNNNNNNNNNNNNNNNNNNNNNNNNNNNNNNNNNNNNNNNNNNNNNNNNNNNNNNNNNNNNNNNNNNNNNNNNNNNNNNNNNNNNNNNNNNNNNNNNNNNNNNNNNNNNNNNNNNNNNNNNNNNNNNNNNNNNNNNNNNNNNNNNTAATTGAGTTTATTTATCTATACATGATAATACTTGTGGCCTTCCACAGTTTGTATATCACTTCACTCTTATCAATATGTAACACATCGAAAATTATGGGGTTTCATTCATGTCAACATTGTCACAATCAACAACATAGTTCAGATATGTGTACTATAGACAAGATTTTCCTAAATGATTTGTATCGTAAATCTTAATATACGTAGTTCCAAGCGTTTTGTTTCGCATTCTCGATTCCGATCCTATGCAACTTAGGTCGCATTAGTTAGTCTCAATTGTAGTTAACTTATGTGGAATATATGACATAAATTACATACGtgaacaaataatatattttcggCCATTTGGTTTTCTGTTCAGCCCGATGTTTTGTTTCGGGGTGAAGTTtgcgataattttttttaccggAAGACATCTTTCATGGCTAAACTACCCCAAATTTAAGGATTAATAAAGAAAGCTCTCTTTATGGTCGATCATATTTTCTCTATCGAATTCTCTTGTACCTTAGCTTTACTTCGAGACAATACTGACAGAGCAACTCTTTGACCAGGATCACATGTAATGTCCATTTTACGTTGCATCTCAATGGACTCATATATGCTGGAGTTGTGGGTTggaataaatttaaattatagatTCTTATCAATGAATATATAAGGTTATTTTGTTCAATAGTGTGGTAAATCAAAtgtcaaaattttaaagtcttgagataaaattaagtttaaacACATTAATTGCATCAAACCTCACATCTCTAGACCACGATATGGCTCTGATTTTTTGGATACGAGTTTGCAACAACAACACTCATCGACTCATTCTAATCCTCTGAACTTCGTGTCAGGTTTGTACACACCtgtaaataaaacttaaatgcAATAGAACTGTATCTTGTATGCTACTTTCATATGGCATTTAAGCAGCACAAAATATGTATTTCTGTGATGAGATTGGTTCTCTTCCTAAGCTCTTGTATGAGCTTTGTGTTTGTAGCAACTAGCAAGACAGTGTTTGTAGATGTGCTACAACTACTCAATCTCATCGTAGCAACTAGCACTACGACTTTGTGTTTGTATTGTACCATAGATGATCacgaaacatataaaaaaaacagagataataACGAACTGATAATTAGATTAATTTCGACCAAAGCTCAAATCATACAAGAATCATAGGCTACACCATTgagttttatcttgtttttttccaCTAAGTtagaaagaataaacaaatgaaTGAATCAAGTTAAAAGTACTAAATCATAGAAAGCCTCCAAATTTCTAAACGTCACATATCTAAAATCTTCTACGATGctgcttctcttctctttttctacaTGAACTGGTGCAAAGGGATCAACATCACACTAATATCATCCGACGAGCCTCGTGAAGCCGAGAGATCGACAAGCTTCTTACAAGCCTCCAACAACAACGGCTTCTCGTTTCCTAAACACAAAGGACGAGCAATATCAACGGCTTCTTGGTTACTCACTTTGTCCCATAAACCATCAGACGCCAAGATCAAAAACTCATGGTCCTGCTCAATCCTCGAAACCTTCGTCTCTGGCTCGGCAATAACCCACTTCTTAAGCTGAGCATCTCCAATTCCTCTCGACACAGCTAAAGATCCCTGAATTCTCCAAACACCGTGAAACGTATCAACATAACCACCCGTGGTTTcgattctcttcttttcatcGTCTCTAGACGGACGGTGATCAGAAGAAAGCGCCTTAGCCACACCTCCTACACTCATAACAGCACGACAGTCACCAGCATTAGCCACCACAAGGCTACCCTCTCTAACTAGAGCCGTGACACAGCAAGAACCACCTTTAACATCTTTCTCCTTAAGAAACGCAGCGTCAGTCATAAGGTAACCACGTTTCACAGCATCAGCTATCTCAGACTCGTCTCTCTTAACACCTATCTCTTCTACAACGTTCTTATCTAAGTTCTTAGCTGCAAACTCAGCCGCCTTAACTCCTCCATGACCATCATATACTCCAAATATCGcctgaagaacaaaaaacagcGTTTAGAATCGCGTTTGCATCGTTTCAAAcaattcaatttaaaaaatctCCGAATTGAAATccctaatcaaataaaaaatctccGAACTGAAATCGCGATTACATCGTTTCAAACAGTTCGATTCAAAACCTAATCGactcaaaccctaatcgaatCATAAATCACCAAATTGAAATCGCGATTACATCGTTTCAAACAATCCGATTCAAAACCGTAATTAactcaaaccctaatcgaaatTGGGAATTTTACCTGTTTGCGATCTCCATGAAGATTAGTGATAGCAGAGAAACGATCCTCCATAGCTTCTCTTCGTCCTCTCTTACAATAAACAGAGTAGCCATCACCATCCCTCTCAACCTCACTACGCTCCTCCCTCGGCGTCGTCGCAACCACACCCTTCGCCGACGGAGCTACGAATCCAGCAGTACCAATCGGTATATCAAGCCTCGTCGGTCTTTTCCTTTTCAAAGCCCCTCCCGGAGGAGACGACGACTGGCTTGCAGCGGAAACAGAGTCAGATCCGAAAGCTAACGGAGGAACAGGACCGAATCCGGTGGTCGGAGGTTTTTGGAACCGGAGACGAAACGGAGATTTAGGAGAAGAAACGGCGGCGGTTGAAGAAggagacgaaggagaagaggtTTGAGGTTTGAGatgagagagagttagagagagagatgattctTGCGGCGAAGAGAGGATCAAAGAAGGTTTGTTACAGAATAGAGAAGATGACGGTGAAAAGACCGGTGAGTTACACACAGCGACAGAGCAAGACATCGTTTCCGATTTCGATTCCGATTCCGATTTAGAAGAAATTG from Camelina sativa cultivar DH55 chromosome 7, Cs, whole genome shotgun sequence includes the following:
- the LOC104700498 gene encoding probable protein phosphatase 2C 25 — translated: MSCSVAVCNSPVFSPSSSLFCNKPSLILSSPQESSLSLTLSHLKPQTSSPSSPSSTAAVSSPKSPFRLRFQKPPTTGFGPVPPLAFGSDSVSAASQSSSPPGGALKRKRPTRLDIPIGTAGFVAPSAKGVVATTPREERSEVERDGDGYSVYCKRGRREAMEDRFSAITNLHGDRKQAIFGVYDGHGGVKAAEFAAKNLDKNVVEEIGVKRDESEIADAVKRGYLMTDAAFLKEKDVKGGSCCVTALVREGSLVVANAGDCRAVMSVGGVAKALSSDHRPSRDDEKKRIETTGGYVDTFHGVWRIQGSLAVSRGIGDAQLKKWVIAEPETKVSRIEQDHEFLILASDGLWDKVSNQEAVDIARPLCLGNEKPLLLEACKKLVDLSASRGSSDDISVMLIPLHQFM